Genomic DNA from Deltaproteobacteria bacterium:
GCGCGTTTAACCCCAGATCTTCATGAGGGAGGCTTCGTGGTCACATTCGTTGATCTACCCGAAGCGATTACCCAAGGAGAAACACGAGAGGAAGCGGTACAAGAAGCCGCCGATTGTCTTGAAGAGGCGATGGCAAACCGGATGGTTACGGGGTTACCGATTCCACCTCCCTCGCGCATCAAACGAGGACAGTATGCGGTGCCGGTGGCGGCGCAGACGGCGGCAAAAGCCGCCCTATATATTGCTCTACAAGAGACACGGATTACGAAAGCAGAGCTCGCCAAGCGGCTACAGTGTGACGAAAAAGAGGTACGGCGTTTACTAGACCCTCGGCACCCCTCGAAGTTACCACGTCTTGAGGCTGCGTTAGCAGCAATCGGGCACCGCCTGATTGTGAGTTTACAATCCGCTGCGTGAGAGAGTGCCATCAACGAGGAGAACAAAACAGGAGCGGAAGGTTTCCCCGGCTAACTCCTCTCAGGGCTCCGGTGTCAAGAGGGCAGACGCATGCATCGGGGGGGCGGGGTGGCCGTCCGATAACATTGAGTGATGCGTCTTTGTCAAGTGTTTGCGGCTGACTTGATTTCGGTTGCTGGTCACAGCCTGTGGGCTGCACCAAACACCTGTTGAGGATCAATGTTTCCCGTGGAACATGTTGTGCGGGAAACAGTAGGCTCTGTCGAGACTACGTCCTAGAAACTCTTCCGTGCCCTCGTTCCGGTCTTCTCAATACAGCGGGCTGTATCCGAAGACACTCCTCGTGAGTTCCAGACTCGGCGGAGGGGCAGCCACGAGAGGCTTGATGACGGATCACCAAGATGGTGAGCGGGAAAGACTGTCCAATCAACACCTGCGGCTTCGGGCATTTCGTCCAGCGACTCCCGCACAGTCGACGCTGTATATAAGGAAGGAGTCAGCAAAAGGCTCAGCCCCGCGTGCGCCAGTGAGGCCAGAGGCTCAGTCTCTCCCCTCAGGGGTTACGCAGTCACAAAGCGTTGGAGATCAAACGCCTGTTTCCGCGTGAGCATATAGTACACGGCGCGGCCCAGTTTGTGCGCAAGGACCGTGAGCGCTTTAGCTTTGCCGTGTTTGTGTTCGAGTTTCGCGAAATAGTCTTTGCCGGGTTTGCTCTGCCGGATAAAGAGCACGGCCGCTTCAGCAAAAGCCCAGCGTAAGTGCACATTGCCAATTTTTTTGCCCGACGTGCCCAGTTTTTTGCCACTGGATTCCTTGGCGCATTTCACCAGCCGACAATAGGAGACGAAATCTTGCACCCGGGGAAAGCGCGTGATGTCGTGAATCTCATATAACAGGACGAGCGCAAGGATCTGGCCGATGCCTGGGACCGACTGCAACCGCGCGAACGTTTGGACATCGTGCGTTTTGGCACTACGCGTGAGATAGAGTTCCACTTCCCCGAGTAATTGATCGTAGTGATCAATGAGCGACACATCGATCTCGATGGTCTTGTGGACACTGGGATCAGGAAAATGGTCCGCCACATCTTCCCGGTTGGATTTGTTGGCCAGCCGTTTGCCAATCTCCGGCAGATTGTACTGACTATTGGTATTATGGATGTGGGCTAAGAGTTCGGCCCGCTTCCGGGCAAGATGACAGCGTCGCCGCAGTAAATCGCGGGTCGCCCCCATCTCTGCGGGATAGACATAGGCTTGCGGCATCATGCCGCCCCGCAATAACACCGCAATCTTGTGCGCATCACTTTTATCGTTCTTCGCTTTGCCCCTGTGAATCGCCTTCATATAGAGCGCGTGCCCCAAGACGAAAGCAATCCCTTCTCTCTGACAGAGGTCTGCCAACCAATCCCAGGTGAACATACACTCCACGCCGACAACCAGATCCTCTCTATACGGAGCAATCAGCCGCAAAAACGCCTCGGGGGTCGTCGGCAAATTCTTGTGTACGAGTTTCGTGCCGTGTTGATCGAGGATACAGACGCACATGGCTTTCGCATGTAGATCGATGCCGCAATAATGTTTATGCTGCTGCGTGTAGAAATTCATCCAGGCCTCCTTGGGGGGTGAAAATTTGTCTCTCGCCATCCTATCGCTGCTACTCACAGCCAAGGAGGCCTGGATGAGTATCAAATCATTTCAGCCGACCTTACCGCGTGAATCACATGATTCAAAATAATCGTCCGCAGCCCTGCGGTACCGCGGCTGAATTCGTCCGTTAAACCTCGCCAGGAAGGTTGGGAGATGTATCAATCTTACAAATCAGTTCTCAGGGTTAGCAGCCTTCTTCTGCTGGTCTTTGTAGGGAGTGTTTTTGCGCAACAATCCCCATCAAACCAGAAAATCGACAACTGCATGAAAGCCAGCAAGTGCGCAGTTCAGTTACGTGGAGAAGCAACTGCTAATCCGATTATGTCCTTCATCGTTGCCGAGGAAGTCTGGGCAGCCTTTGACGAGAAGGATAAAAACGACTTACGTATACTTTTGAAGAAAAAGATAGAGCAAGCAAAAGTTCAAGCTGAAACTTACACAGACATCCCAGCTTCTGCCCCTTTTGATCGCAAGGCGATAGCCAACATCAGAAATACAAAGCCGTATTCTGTTATTCTGTCAAGAAGTCAAAGTTCGAGCGGAGCCCTATCCATGATAAAGAAATCCTGGTTGACTTCTAAGCTGATCGGTTCATAAGATTTGTGGAGTGCTTGCTCACGAAAGGGCTAAGTATGCAAATTACTCTCGAACTATCACCCGACATTGAGGTACGGTTGCGCGAGAGCGTAGCAGATGGAGATGTTGAAGCTGTTCGCCGCCTGTTAGCGGAAGCCCTTACTCCAACAGTGGAAGCGTTGCTGCGGGAAACGACTGCTGAGTTGACGGATGCCAAATTTGAAGTCTTAGCAGACCAACTAGCTGACGAACTCACAAAAAGTCTTGGATCAAATGTGCCTTCGCTGTCAGATTCTGCAGTGAGCCGGGCAGGGATTTATGAGGATCACCCATAGCTGTGATTTACCTCGCAGATACAAATGTCTTACTGCGGTTTGCCGACCGCACGCATCCAATTCACCCGACCGTCCGTGCTGCAGTACGTAAGCTACGAACCAGCGGGCACAGCGTTCGCGCCACGCCGCAGAATTTTGTCGAATTCTGGAATGTGGCAACTCGGCCAATCGAAAGGAATAGATTCGGATTGGTGCCTGCTACCGCCGACCGGCTGCTACGCCTTGTGGAGCGGCTTTTTCCGCTACTGCCGGATTCACCTGTTGTGTATACGGAATGGCGTCGCCTCGTAGTTTCCTTCGGAGTCTCAGGCATCCAAGTCCACGATGCCCGCATTGCCGCGGCTATGGTTGTTCACGGCATCACTCATATCCTTACTTTCAACACAACTGATTTCGTGCGCTACGGAACGAGAGGAATTGTAGCGGTGAACCCAACAACCATGTGAATGACTTAGCAAGAGAAGGCAAGGTCTAACAAACGGCATGCAGGCCGACCGCAGCCCGCGAGCGGTTCCCGATGATTGTGAAAGGACACATTTGGGCTGCGGCGGCTGACACCGGGCGTTAGGCATCGGGAAGCTTACAAATCTCCTTAACCAGATTGAAAAGTAACGGATTGTCGTTTTGAATCACCAGCAAGAGGAGTCAACATATGAACTCATCAGTACAGGAGCTTTTGCATTCTTTTGACCTCTTGCCAGAGGCGGAACAGCGAGAACTTGCCTGGGAAATCCTCCGCCGCACGATCTCCTTTGACCTGCCTTCCCTCTCCGACGAAGAGCTTGTAATGAGTGCCGAAGAACTCTTTCTAGAGTTGGACCGTCGTGAGGCTCAACCCAATGAACACTCCTAATCGAGGAGAAGTGTGGATGGTTGATCTTGGGCTGGCAGCAAAAGTTCGCCCCTGTCTCGTCCTCAGTGTGCCTGCGCTTGATCAAGATCGCTCTTTAGCGACGGTTGTGGCACACACGACCAGCGCACGTGGGTCACGATTTGAGGTGGCCGTTCCGATGCCGTTTTTACGCACGGGTGTCTTTGACGCCCAGAATTTAGTGACGATTCCTCACGCAAGGCTGATCCGGAAACTAGGGAACCTGTCGACGGAGCAATTGTCGAAGGTAGAGGCAGTCGTGCGTTTGTGGTTAGGATTCTGAAGCTCATCACAGTTGGTGTTTAGGACCGATGCCTAACCTTCGCGCCACCTCAGTGCGGCCCTGTGGCGTGAAGGAATGAATCTAAACGGTCACGTCTGGGCGGCTCGCGGTGACCGGGGGCGTTAGCGGGCTCAATCTCGATGGAAAAAGAACCGATCCTTAGCGACGCGTACCCGCCGCAGGAGATAGCTCGGAAGGTTGAGGGCCTCGGCGTTGCGAAGGCGCGCGCCGATGTTCTCACATTGCTCGTGCTGGCAGTACTCGCTGGCGCCTTCATTTCGCTTGGCGCACTGTTGTTCACCGTAGTGGTTACAGAATCCAGCCTTGGCTTCGGCCCCACACGCTTGCTTGGCGGTGTGAGTTTCTGCCTCGGCTTGATTCTTGTGGTGGTGGCCGGTGCCGAGTTGTTCACCGGGAACAACCTCATCGCGATGGCCTGGGCCAGTCGCCTGATCGGTACCCGAGAGGTCATGCGGAACTGGCTGCTCGCTTACGTTGGTAATGTGGTTGGCTGCCTGGGAACGGTTCTGCTCGTCGTGTGGGCCAACATCGCCAGCCTGGGAGATGGCGCCGTGGGTGAGTTAGCGGTACGCATCGCTCGTACCAAAGCGG
This window encodes:
- a CDS encoding formate/nitrite transporter family protein, whose amino-acid sequence is MEKEPILSDAYPPQEIARKVEGLGVAKARADVLTLLVLAVLAGAFISLGALLFTVVVTESSLGFGPTRLLGGVSFCLGLILVVVAGAELFTGNNLIAMAWASRLIGTREVMRNWLLAYVGNVVGCLGTVLLVVWANIASLGDGAVGELAVRIARTKADLSLAEAFARGILCNALVCLAVWLAIGARSVTDKILAILFPVTAFVAIGFEHSIANWFFLPFGLALDTHGAVSISGVGRNIIAVTAGNVVGGTLLVAGVYWVAYLRGERMRKDRSS
- a CDS encoding type II toxin-antitoxin system PemK/MazF family toxin encodes the protein MNTPNRGEVWMVDLGLAAKVRPCLVLSVPALDQDRSLATVVAHTTSARGSRFEVAVPMPFLRTGVFDAQNLVTIPHARLIRKLGNLSTEQLSKVEAVVRLWLGF
- a CDS encoding IS110 family transposase, whose protein sequence is MNFYTQQHKHYCGIDLHAKAMCVCILDQHGTKLVHKNLPTTPEAFLRLIAPYREDLVVGVECMFTWDWLADLCQREGIAFVLGHALYMKAIHRGKAKNDKSDAHKIAVLLRGGMMPQAYVYPAEMGATRDLLRRRCHLARKRAELLAHIHNTNSQYNLPEIGKRLANKSNREDVADHFPDPSVHKTIEIDVSLIDHYDQLLGEVELYLTRSAKTHDVQTFARLQSVPGIGQILALVLLYEIHDITRFPRVQDFVSYCRLVKCAKESSGKKLGTSGKKIGNVHLRWAFAEAAVLFIRQSKPGKDYFAKLEHKHGKAKALTVLAHKLGRAVYYMLTRKQAFDLQRFVTA
- a CDS encoding type II toxin-antitoxin system HicB family antitoxin, with the translated sequence MEQFVYPARLTPDLHEGGFVVTFVDLPEAITQGETREEAVQEAADCLEEAMANRMVTGLPIPPPSRIKRGQYAVPVAAQTAAKAALYIALQETRITKAELAKRLQCDEKEVRRLLDPRHPSKLPRLEAALAAIGHRLIVSLQSAA
- a CDS encoding type II toxin-antitoxin system VapC family toxin, with the translated sequence MIYLADTNVLLRFADRTHPIHPTVRAAVRKLRTSGHSVRATPQNFVEFWNVATRPIERNRFGLVPATADRLLRLVERLFPLLPDSPVVYTEWRRLVVSFGVSGIQVHDARIAAAMVVHGITHILTFNTTDFVRYGTRGIVAVNPTTM